In Aureibacillus halotolerans, a genomic segment contains:
- a CDS encoding GntR family transcriptional regulator: protein MVDKTSPIPFYLQLAGHIREEIENEKRLPGDLIPSERELSDAYDISRMTARQAITLLVNEGYVSRKRGKGTFVQGKQFSKTLSGVKSFTEEMQERGLSLRNELISYNKEPASAKIASELKLEKDRNVHRLERLRIVGDDVLAIETTYFPISLFPQWSEAYVESSLYDFIENTCHLRIDHARQEIEAAIAGSDIAAKLNIKKGDPLLVITRITFREDQTPVEWTKTILKGDQYKFIADMKRRG from the coding sequence ATGGTGGATAAAACGTCGCCTATTCCGTTTTACCTCCAGCTGGCAGGCCATATTCGTGAAGAGATCGAAAATGAAAAACGCCTGCCCGGGGACCTCATCCCATCCGAGCGAGAACTCTCCGATGCGTATGACATCAGTCGGATGACGGCGAGACAAGCCATCACCTTACTTGTGAATGAAGGCTATGTTTCACGAAAACGGGGCAAAGGCACATTCGTTCAAGGGAAGCAGTTCTCAAAGACGCTGTCAGGTGTGAAAAGTTTTACTGAAGAAATGCAGGAGCGTGGTTTGTCGTTACGGAATGAGCTCATTTCTTATAACAAAGAGCCGGCCTCTGCAAAAATCGCGTCTGAGCTCAAGCTAGAAAAAGACAGAAACGTCCATCGGCTCGAGCGCCTGCGTATCGTCGGCGATGATGTCCTAGCGATTGAAACAACCTATTTTCCCATCAGCTTGTTTCCGCAATGGTCGGAAGCCTATGTTGAAAGTTCCCTGTATGATTTCATCGAAAATACCTGTCACCTCCGCATCGATCACGCACGTCAAGAAATCGAAGCCGCCATCGCGGGAAGTGACATCGCCGCCAAGCTCAACATCAAAAAGGGCGACCCCCTGCTCGTCATCACCCGTATTACCTTTCGTGAGGACCAAACCCCCGTCGAGTGGACCAAAACCATCCTCAAAGGCGACCAATATAAATTTATTGCCGATATGAAACGTCGTGGCTAA
- the nagB gene encoding glucosamine-6-phosphate deaminase: protein MKIVNGKDGLAKEAANYIVEHLKKRDASVLGLATGSTPVGTYKELIAMHKEGKVSFANVHTFNLDEYVGLKNTDTNSYHYYMKELFFSHIDVPEDQFHLPKGTAEDIEAECHTYEKLIRQTGGIDLQLLGIGTNGHIGFNEPGTSFQSRTHVVTLDESTREANARFFDAIEDVPTHAITMGIESILEAKDILLLVAGKEKGEALSELLYGDVREDIPATALRKHPSVTVIVDTEAYQAAKIPGEENLYGG, encoded by the coding sequence ATTAAAATTGTTAATGGCAAGGACGGACTTGCCAAAGAAGCTGCCAACTATATTGTAGAGCACTTGAAGAAGCGGGATGCCTCGGTGTTAGGCCTAGCAACCGGGAGCACGCCGGTTGGTACGTACAAAGAACTCATTGCTATGCATAAAGAGGGTAAGGTTAGCTTTGCTAATGTGCATACGTTTAACCTAGATGAATATGTTGGTTTGAAAAATACCGACACGAACAGCTACCATTATTATATGAAGGAACTGTTTTTTTCTCACATTGATGTGCCGGAAGATCAGTTCCATTTGCCGAAAGGAACAGCGGAGGATATTGAGGCAGAGTGCCATACCTATGAAAAGCTGATTCGGCAAACTGGAGGCATCGACCTCCAACTTCTCGGTATTGGCACAAATGGTCATATTGGATTTAACGAGCCAGGCACGTCCTTCCAAAGTCGAACGCATGTTGTGACATTGGATGAATCGACGCGCGAGGCGAATGCCCGTTTTTTCGATGCCATCGAAGACGTGCCAACCCATGCGATTACGATGGGCATCGAGAGCATTCTTGAAGCGAAGGACATATTGTTGTTAGTTGCAGGAAAGGAAAAAGGTGAAGCGTTGTCTGAGCTGCTGTATGGCGACGTTCGTGAAGATATCCCAGCGACAGCGTTGCGAAAGCATCCTTCGGTAACCGTCATTGTCGATACGGAAGCGTACCAAGCGGCCAAAATTCCTGGTGAGGAAAACCTTTATGGTGGATAA
- the nagA gene encoding N-acetylglucosamine-6-phosphate deacetylase yields MKTILQGVRVYTEQGILEDGALAFEHGQIVAIGQTGQLDATGARVITFDEPMHVVPGMIDVHIHGADGADAMDATTDALDTMSRRVPEEGTTSFLATTMTMGQAAIDAALTNAGNYIEHAQKPGHAEILGIHLEGPFLNAKRCGAQPSEHMIVPNVDRFKAWQTLAKNHIRLVTLAPELDEEYKLTSYLKSNNVIASIGHSDADYSEVEAAVAHGVTHATHLYNGMKGLHHREPGVVGGVYLQDDLTAELIVDGIHSRPEMIDLAYRMKGPKKLVLITDSMRAKYLTQGEYDLGGQKVVVTEDRAELENGALAGSILKMVDGLRNVMTFTQSSLAEVLPMTAYNQAKELGVLSRKGSLAIGKDADIVVLNEHFDVVETYCRGVLGYARKEED; encoded by the coding sequence GTGAAAACCATTTTACAAGGGGTTCGGGTGTACACGGAACAAGGCATTTTAGAGGACGGCGCTTTGGCGTTCGAACATGGTCAGATTGTCGCCATTGGGCAAACGGGTCAGCTTGATGCAACTGGCGCAAGAGTGATCACATTTGATGAGCCGATGCATGTTGTGCCGGGCATGATCGATGTGCACATTCATGGAGCTGATGGAGCGGATGCCATGGATGCGACGACTGACGCATTGGACACAATGAGCCGCCGTGTGCCAGAAGAAGGCACGACGAGTTTTCTTGCGACAACGATGACGATGGGGCAAGCGGCCATTGATGCAGCCTTGACGAATGCCGGCAATTATATTGAACATGCGCAAAAACCAGGGCATGCTGAGATTTTAGGCATTCACCTGGAAGGGCCATTTTTAAATGCCAAGCGTTGCGGCGCCCAGCCGAGCGAGCATATGATCGTTCCAAATGTCGACCGTTTTAAGGCTTGGCAAACGCTCGCCAAAAATCATATACGCCTAGTTACGCTCGCCCCTGAATTGGATGAAGAATATAAATTGACCTCCTACTTGAAATCGAACAACGTCATTGCTTCCATCGGCCATTCAGACGCCGATTATTCGGAGGTTGAAGCGGCAGTTGCTCACGGGGTCACGCACGCCACGCACTTGTACAATGGCATGAAGGGCTTGCATCATCGTGAGCCTGGCGTCGTTGGTGGGGTATACCTTCAGGACGATTTGACAGCTGAACTTATTGTTGATGGCATTCATTCACGTCCTGAAATGATTGACCTTGCCTACCGAATGAAAGGGCCAAAAAAGCTTGTGCTCATTACTGATTCCATGCGCGCCAAATACTTGACGCAAGGGGAATACGATCTTGGCGGACAAAAAGTTGTCGTTACAGAAGATCGCGCTGAGCTCGAAAACGGTGCACTAGCCGGAAGCATTCTGAAAATGGTGGACGGGCTACGCAATGTAATGACCTTTACGCAAAGCTCTCTTGCCGAAGTGCTTCCAATGACAGCGTACAACCAGGCGAAGGAGCTTGGCGTGCTATCTCGGAAAGGCAGCTTGGCCATTGGTAAGGATGCCGATATCGTCGTTTTGAATGAACACTTTGATGTTGTAGAAACGTATTGCCGTGGCGTTTTAGGGTACGCAAGGAAAGAGGAGGACTAA
- a CDS encoding S-layer homology domain-containing protein encodes MAYQPKSYRKFLATATTAAVAAGAVGAVAPATANAQDISFTDVPADAWYAEAVYSLAAEGAIEGVGNGLYAPQESVTRAQIATLYAKYLQLDTENVTAPGFSDIDGDSWYYGAVAAAADAGLFEGYPNGTFQPNAPINRAELAEVITRSFGVEATSTNTPFTDLEGYNWAEDSIAALVEAGIVEGRTATTYVPGADVTRAEAAAFLYKSIQAGYGELVDLADVETVESTNSTTTTVTLTEAFETDLEAKNFDVQVNGDDVEVEVSEVSEDGLTVTLTHDDLTGEEGTITVNGVDADFNYAETVISSVEAPNLGQVVLTFSNSDFDMVQVINPDNYSFEDADGDDLEDQDDEEVEVVDVVVEDNKVWLTLGQWESADSAQTIVKGIDNQTEAKVTVNENVLGDEQVFDVEFSDNEIPEVTDAQVIGEDAVKVWFSEPMETTEVSDWDEVFSIDEDGDEANLRDVKFGTRNDVAVIELSGANFGDGDTVNVDVDNEIEDLAGFNVTPENFELTAEENLDDIEITGFRNASQSGITLVFNKDIKTDNLDPEDFYHTNKNDTATDAEVVNGNEIKLTFDEGNELPEGSATVYVASGTLEDYWGVDQDSTLEFDVQVGEDNTAPEIDKIEYADGKVTIEFTKDLDENTAEDEDNYKILDSDGDVITEDIEDAELESDDSTVVLTLEDELPSGNYDIEITDVEDTFGNVIEKITDDFDVDADGDFETDQILADAVAYEAGTREFEVIVDFGRKMTVGDDRYSIENLENYNLALDYGSDEPIEAGTYTLGALADEDEFDVTVEASDEGYAAKITIEADDQADYEALVDGGLELGFDNFEDDFGNRSNEEDSVTAITVEDDSAKLGSFSVDRVVKTDEDEVEVFFTEGRAVDFVEENEITVGGIDVDDSRILAGGTKVVLTLDDDIADDAQFVATANAFETPFGLTSAAADLAATEGTEAALPVFDTARSDEANASVEQVEDAVSIDLVFTGDVDVNVAELKSEGKLAILDKDDNPVTNYVVVDEVANDNKFSIEITPSFTGAVSNLDGTIEVDFSGKSQNLTNTENDDNDPDNQVGAFSYDLDLSDVAFNDPDVADSADVDTVALTASPTELTVNLDSAVERASFAPEDYTLRVSGREDVQLTDSNFVLDPSDSSIGTVTVDPRLLDGETVNVFRTETQNGFPGAGVEYTTTPVLETTALTPAANGATVVAPITNEDAFPAEDTFSVDVSGTPEFTIAATRNNNPLTIALESASLNADGDVVFVTDQTLVNGDVITLTDSDSNAVDITITN; translated from the coding sequence ATGGCGTATCAACCAAAGTCATATCGTAAATTTTTAGCCACTGCAACGACTGCCGCTGTTGCTGCTGGCGCCGTTGGTGCTGTTGCTCCGGCAACTGCTAACGCTCAAGACATCTCATTCACAGACGTACCTGCTGACGCATGGTATGCAGAAGCTGTTTACAGCCTTGCTGCTGAAGGCGCAATCGAAGGCGTAGGAAATGGCCTTTATGCTCCACAAGAATCAGTAACTCGTGCTCAAATCGCTACTCTTTATGCAAAATACCTTCAGTTGGACACTGAAAATGTTACGGCTCCTGGCTTCTCTGACATTGACGGTGACAGCTGGTACTACGGTGCAGTTGCTGCTGCTGCTGACGCTGGTCTTTTCGAAGGCTATCCAAACGGCACGTTCCAACCTAACGCACCAATCAACCGTGCTGAGCTTGCTGAAGTTATCACTCGCTCATTCGGCGTAGAAGCGACTTCTACAAACACACCTTTCACTGATCTTGAAGGCTACAACTGGGCTGAAGATTCCATCGCTGCTCTAGTAGAAGCTGGAATCGTTGAAGGTCGCACAGCTACAACGTATGTACCGGGTGCAGACGTAACTCGTGCAGAAGCTGCAGCATTCCTTTACAAGTCTATCCAAGCTGGATACGGCGAGCTAGTTGACCTTGCTGATGTAGAAACTGTTGAATCTACAAACAGCACAACAACGACTGTAACGCTTACAGAAGCTTTCGAAACTGACTTGGAAGCGAAAAACTTCGACGTTCAAGTTAATGGGGACGATGTTGAAGTAGAAGTATCCGAAGTATCAGAAGACGGCTTGACTGTAACACTAACTCATGACGATCTTACTGGTGAAGAAGGCACAATCACTGTTAACGGTGTAGATGCAGACTTCAATTATGCTGAAACAGTTATTTCTTCTGTTGAAGCACCAAACCTTGGTCAAGTTGTACTCACTTTCTCTAACAGCGACTTTGATATGGTTCAAGTTATCAACCCTGATAACTACTCATTCGAAGATGCTGATGGCGACGACCTTGAAGATCAAGACGACGAAGAAGTTGAAGTTGTTGACGTCGTTGTTGAAGACAACAAAGTATGGTTGACGCTTGGACAGTGGGAATCTGCTGACAGCGCACAAACGATTGTTAAAGGTATCGACAACCAAACTGAAGCGAAAGTTACAGTGAACGAAAACGTACTTGGCGATGAGCAAGTATTTGATGTTGAGTTCAGCGACAATGAAATTCCTGAAGTAACAGACGCTCAAGTTATTGGTGAAGATGCTGTTAAAGTTTGGTTCTCTGAGCCAATGGAAACGACTGAAGTGTCTGATTGGGACGAAGTATTCTCAATTGACGAAGATGGCGACGAAGCTAACCTTCGCGATGTGAAATTTGGTACGCGTAACGATGTTGCGGTTATCGAGCTTAGCGGAGCAAACTTTGGCGATGGCGATACTGTCAACGTTGATGTAGATAACGAAATCGAAGATCTTGCAGGATTCAACGTAACTCCTGAAAACTTCGAATTGACTGCTGAAGAAAACCTTGATGATATCGAAATCACTGGTTTCCGTAACGCATCTCAATCAGGCATCACGCTTGTCTTTAACAAAGACATCAAAACAGATAACCTTGATCCAGAAGATTTCTATCACACAAACAAAAATGACACAGCAACAGACGCTGAAGTTGTTAATGGCAACGAAATCAAATTAACGTTTGATGAAGGCAACGAGCTTCCAGAAGGATCTGCAACAGTATATGTAGCTTCTGGCACTCTTGAAGACTATTGGGGTGTAGATCAAGACAGCACGCTTGAGTTTGATGTTCAGGTTGGCGAAGACAACACTGCTCCTGAAATCGACAAAATTGAGTATGCTGACGGCAAAGTAACAATTGAGTTCACAAAAGATCTTGATGAAAACACTGCTGAAGATGAAGATAACTACAAAATCTTGGATTCTGATGGTGACGTAATCACTGAAGATATCGAAGATGCAGAGCTTGAGTCTGATGATAGCACTGTCGTTCTTACGCTTGAAGATGAGCTTCCTTCTGGTAACTACGATATTGAGATCACTGACGTTGAAGACACATTCGGCAATGTAATCGAAAAAATCACTGATGATTTCGATGTAGACGCTGATGGCGACTTCGAAACAGATCAAATTCTTGCAGATGCAGTAGCGTACGAAGCTGGCACAAGAGAATTTGAAGTCATTGTTGACTTTGGTCGCAAAATGACTGTCGGTGACGATCGTTATTCAATCGAAAATCTTGAAAACTATAACCTTGCATTAGATTATGGTTCTGATGAGCCAATCGAAGCAGGTACGTACACACTTGGTGCTCTTGCTGACGAAGACGAGTTCGACGTAACTGTTGAAGCTTCTGATGAAGGATATGCTGCTAAAATCACAATTGAAGCTGACGACCAAGCGGATTATGAAGCTTTAGTTGATGGTGGTTTAGAGCTTGGATTCGATAACTTCGAAGACGATTTCGGTAACCGTTCAAATGAAGAGGATTCAGTAACTGCAATTACTGTTGAAGACGATTCTGCAAAACTTGGTTCTTTCTCTGTCGACAGAGTTGTTAAAACAGATGAGGATGAAGTAGAAGTATTCTTCACTGAAGGAAGAGCAGTTGATTTTGTAGAAGAGAATGAGATTACAGTTGGCGGCATCGATGTTGACGATTCACGTATTCTTGCAGGTGGTACTAAAGTAGTACTTACACTTGACGACGATATTGCTGATGACGCACAATTTGTTGCTACTGCTAACGCCTTTGAAACTCCGTTCGGCCTAACTTCAGCAGCAGCTGATCTTGCTGCAACTGAAGGAACTGAAGCGGCTCTACCAGTATTCGATACAGCTAGATCAGACGAAGCTAACGCTTCAGTTGAGCAAGTTGAAGATGCAGTAAGCATTGACCTAGTATTTACTGGTGATGTAGATGTTAATGTAGCTGAGTTGAAATCAGAAGGTAAACTTGCAATTTTGGACAAAGACGATAATCCTGTAACAAATTATGTGGTAGTAGACGAAGTAGCAAATGATAACAAATTCAGCATCGAAATCACTCCTAGTTTCACTGGAGCAGTAAGTAACTTAGATGGAACTATTGAAGTAGATTTCTCTGGTAAATCTCAAAATCTCACTAATACTGAGAACGATGATAATGATCCAGACAACCAAGTTGGTGCATTCTCTTATGATCTAGATCTATCTGATGTTGCCTTCAACGATCCAGATGTAGCAGACTCTGCTGATGTAGATACAGTTGCCCTAACTGCTTCACCTACTGAGCTAACAGTAAACCTTGACAGTGCAGTAGAAAGAGCATCATTTGCTCCTGAAGATTACACTCTAAGAGTAAGTGGCAGAGAAGATGTTCAATTAACTGATTCAAATTTCGTTCTTGATCCTTCTGACAGTTCTATTGGTACGGTTACTGTAGATCCACGTTTGTTAGATGGTGAAACAGTAAATGTATTTAGAACAGAAACTCAAAATGGATTCCCAGGCGCTGGAGTTGAATATACAACTACACCAGTACTTGAAACTACTGCTTTAACTCCTGCTGCTAATGGAGCTACTGTGGTTGCTCCAATAACTAACGAAGATGCTTTCCCGGCTGAAGATACTTTCTCAGTAGATGTTAGTGGAACGCCTGAGTTTACCATTGCTGCAACAAGAAATAATAATCCATTAACAATTGCTCTTGAGAGTGCTTCACTTAACGCTGATGGCGATGTAGTGTTCGTTACAGACCAAACACTCGTTAATGGTGATGTAATTACACTTACTGATTCAGATAGCAACGCTGTAGATATAACAATCACTAACTAA
- a CDS encoding C40 family peptidase: MFKKIATGIAAFTMAATLFMPAADAAASSNIVSTAKNYIGTPYAYGGTSASGFDCSGYVLTVLGAHNVDLPRTTGGQFASGTAVSKADLQSGDLVFFNTSGRGVSHSGIYIGNGQFIHSASSNGVSISDLNDPYYWGSRYIGARRVLN; encoded by the coding sequence ATGTTTAAGAAAATCGCAACAGGGATTGCTGCATTCACGATGGCAGCAACATTATTTATGCCGGCAGCCGATGCCGCAGCAAGCAGCAACATCGTTTCAACAGCAAAAAATTACATAGGAACACCGTACGCATACGGAGGAACATCAGCATCAGGTTTTGATTGCTCAGGGTATGTACTAACCGTTCTCGGCGCACATAATGTAGATCTTCCACGCACGACTGGCGGACAGTTCGCCTCAGGCACAGCCGTTTCAAAAGCAGATTTACAGTCTGGTGATCTCGTCTTCTTCAACACAAGCGGACGCGGCGTATCACACAGCGGAATTTACATTGGAAATGGACAATTCATTCATTCAGCTTCTTCAAATGGCGTGTCAATTTCTGACCTAAATGACCCATACTACTGGGGGTCCCGCTACATCGGCGCTCGCCGAGTATTAAACTAA
- a CDS encoding SurA N-terminal domain-containing protein, translating to MKRRWTAILFASLLALGACSNDSSNDEGSADADGTQNEEQTSEDSGEQAALMEIPDVVATVNGTDIEKAELDKQVEAALGQYGQKVEDAPNEQLNQLYQTGTITLINKEVLLQASKDFAPTQEEIDTERAAQVEQAGGEEELTKGIEQAGFSEEEFQTLLQDNIQIRNYLDHQIGEVNVTEEEAKAFYDENKQALSNAPTEGEGEGAEAEGQSQQMPPYEDVKEALIQQLKLQKTTEERQKVIADLKEKAEIEKFIDTGAQNENA from the coding sequence ATGAAAAGAAGATGGACCGCAATCTTATTTGCATCACTGCTCGCCCTCGGTGCCTGCTCCAATGACAGCAGCAACGATGAAGGTTCGGCAGATGCAGATGGCACGCAAAACGAAGAACAAACTAGCGAAGATAGTGGTGAGCAAGCCGCATTGATGGAGATTCCAGACGTTGTGGCAACTGTCAACGGAACGGACATTGAAAAGGCTGAGCTTGATAAGCAAGTCGAGGCAGCGCTCGGACAGTATGGTCAAAAGGTCGAGGACGCACCGAACGAGCAGCTTAATCAACTTTATCAAACAGGTACCATTACGTTAATCAATAAAGAAGTATTGCTTCAGGCCTCCAAAGACTTCGCTCCAACTCAGGAAGAAATTGACACTGAACGTGCCGCACAGGTTGAGCAGGCCGGTGGCGAGGAAGAACTGACAAAAGGCATTGAACAGGCTGGATTTTCTGAAGAGGAATTTCAAACGTTGCTCCAAGACAATATTCAAATAAGAAACTATCTCGATCATCAGATTGGCGAAGTAAACGTCACAGAAGAAGAAGCAAAAGCCTTTTATGATGAAAACAAGCAAGCGTTGAGCAACGCACCTACGGAAGGCGAAGGCGAAGGAGCAGAAGCTGAAGGCCAAAGTCAACAAATGCCTCCATATGAAGATGTGAAAGAAGCGTTGATTCAACAGCTTAAGCTGCAAAAAACAACGGAAGAACGTCAAAAAGTGATTGCCGATTTAAAAGAAAAGGCTGAGATTGAAAAGTTTATCGATACAGGTGCTCAAAACGAAAATGCATAG
- a CDS encoding S-layer homology domain-containing protein encodes MQKVPLSKKAMTAMIAAAVTLAPATAIVQPVSAAESSDISQAEYNKLEKILDNVSQKGKQAYERAAAVISDFGAEEWNAILAGTNVDELSDNQLSSLAEDFILLFYPTTSGSVDLEDRVKEFRDQWDDEFNKVFGTDVTVELIVDFVAAMEDEAISNKQKYIGDLLNDSFEETLRKVKNEVIENNPDFQNLNDDLREGLGVDVDGLFDIKRLVDEQLVENGLDEDDIDLMRSSLATALMETYLSNDNDNDNGNDDDDDDNDNDSDNDDNDDNGSSGGGGSSSGGGGSSSDTDVDVDGATVTVPEDAQTRETVGNTTIVTLDTDDLIEALDDSENFKTLVVDLSLEDGQSKGTLQVTGELIQALADLNPDAAVIQVETADATYLLPVNEIDLDELALAFGVDASDVEISISIGYPTVATSYTFVAPVVDFTVTASANGEELSWDFDGYVDRIISLDRDVDASIATGVRLGVGNSISFVPSVFSDNEVMIRSKSNSAYSVIEQRETFSDIEGHWNEIVIEEMASKQIIAGMTDTTFAPDQPTTRAQLAVLLTRSLGLEAWDTRTDNFKDVSGDEWFVTGLDAAVRTGIITGYEDSTFRPNEQVTREEAAVMISRALSYVGYDEEKLNDAVSATTFGDYANVGAWAQADLDLAVQAGILGGFPDGTFAPQEDTERDEIASILKRFLSFVNFIN; translated from the coding sequence ATGCAAAAAGTCCCTTTAAGCAAGAAAGCAATGACCGCAATGATCGCTGCCGCGGTGACGTTAGCTCCCGCAACAGCCATCGTTCAGCCAGTGAGTGCTGCTGAATCCAGTGACATTTCGCAAGCAGAGTACAACAAGCTTGAAAAGATCCTCGACAACGTTTCACAAAAAGGCAAGCAGGCGTATGAAAGAGCAGCTGCCGTAATCTCTGATTTTGGAGCGGAAGAGTGGAATGCCATTTTAGCAGGAACGAACGTCGATGAATTATCCGACAATCAGCTATCCAGTTTAGCAGAAGATTTCATTTTGCTGTTTTATCCAACGACGTCAGGTTCCGTCGATCTTGAAGACCGTGTCAAAGAGTTCCGCGATCAGTGGGACGATGAATTTAATAAGGTATTTGGCACAGACGTCACCGTTGAATTGATCGTCGATTTCGTGGCGGCAATGGAAGACGAAGCGATCAGCAACAAGCAAAAATACATTGGCGATCTTTTGAATGATTCCTTTGAAGAAACGCTCCGTAAAGTAAAGAATGAAGTCATTGAAAACAATCCTGATTTCCAGAACTTAAATGACGACCTTCGTGAAGGTCTTGGCGTCGATGTGGACGGCCTCTTTGACATTAAACGTCTTGTGGACGAGCAATTGGTAGAAAACGGTCTCGACGAAGATGACATTGACTTGATGCGCTCGAGCCTGGCGACAGCCCTTATGGAAACCTACCTGTCAAACGATAACGACAATGACAACGGGAACGACGACGATGATGATGACAACGATAACGATAGCGACAACGATGATAACGACGACAACGGTTCGAGCGGCGGCGGAGGTTCATCAAGCGGTGGCGGCGGTAGTTCTTCCGACACGGATGTGGACGTTGACGGCGCAACGGTAACCGTGCCTGAAGACGCGCAAACTCGTGAGACGGTTGGCAACACGACAATCGTTACGCTTGATACCGATGATTTGATCGAAGCGCTGGATGACAGCGAAAACTTCAAAACATTGGTCGTCGATTTATCTTTGGAGGATGGACAATCAAAAGGCACGTTGCAGGTGACAGGGGAACTAATCCAAGCATTGGCAGACCTCAATCCTGACGCAGCCGTGATCCAAGTCGAAACAGCAGATGCAACATACTTGCTGCCAGTGAATGAGATTGATCTTGATGAGCTCGCCTTAGCTTTTGGCGTTGATGCTAGCGATGTGGAGATTTCCATCAGCATTGGCTACCCAACTGTCGCAACAAGTTATACGTTTGTCGCGCCAGTCGTTGACTTCACAGTAACCGCAAGCGCCAATGGCGAAGAATTAAGCTGGGACTTTGACGGCTACGTCGACCGCATTATTTCATTAGACCGTGATGTCGATGCGTCAATCGCCACAGGTGTGCGTCTTGGTGTAGGAAACAGCATCTCCTTTGTTCCATCTGTGTTCTCGGACAATGAAGTCATGATTCGAAGCAAGTCCAATTCTGCGTACTCCGTGATCGAGCAACGTGAAACGTTTAGTGATATTGAAGGCCATTGGAATGAGATCGTGATTGAAGAAATGGCATCAAAACAAATTATCGCTGGCATGACCGACACGACGTTCGCACCAGACCAGCCGACAACTCGTGCGCAGTTGGCCGTTCTTTTGACGCGCAGCTTAGGTTTAGAAGCGTGGGATACGAGAACAGATAATTTTAAGGATGTGAGTGGGGACGAGTGGTTTGTGACTGGACTTGATGCAGCTGTACGTACCGGCATCATTACTGGCTACGAAGACAGCACCTTCCGTCCGAATGAACAAGTGACACGTGAAGAAGCCGCTGTCATGATCAGCCGTGCTTTAAGCTATGTCGGCTATGACGAAGAAAAACTGAATGACGCAGTGAGCGCAACCACATTTGGCGATTATGCCAATGTCGGCGCTTGGGCGCAAGCGGATCTTGATCTTGCTGTTCAAGCGGGCATTCTTGGCGGATTCCCTGATGGCACGTTTGCGCCGCAAGAGGATACAGAACGCGATGAGATCGCAAGCATTCTGAAACGGTTCTTATCGTTCGTCAACTTCATAAATTAA
- a CDS encoding nuclease-related domain-containing protein — protein MHVKTIDEPLPLRQLNTLLSRLPKNASWRKLIEEDLAKRKAGLTGENSLDYYLPFLDQNDFIFQDLRLPTGSTFVQMDLLILTPAFILIGEVKNIAGTVTFDSKFQQFYRTYRDQEQTLPNPLFQVQRQKNRLLQWLQENRYPIVPILSLILFTDSRTRILAPDSFQSSTLPTIGHAEILPSTVETLKKQYPKTKLRPQTTNRLVEQLLKSHRPQRIAVMEKFGVTCADLIKGILCPTCKTGIMVRFGRSWKCPNCAEVDRTAHVHAIQDYAWLIKNEATNQELRHFLNISSRHVMKKLIHSMHLSLKEPYKSGKNNIYIIPD, from the coding sequence ATGCATGTCAAAACGATAGATGAACCATTACCACTACGGCAGTTGAACACTCTGTTATCTCGTCTACCGAAGAACGCCTCGTGGCGAAAGTTAATCGAGGAGGATCTAGCGAAACGAAAAGCCGGATTGACCGGGGAAAATTCACTTGATTATTACTTACCCTTTCTTGATCAGAACGACTTCATCTTTCAAGACCTAAGATTGCCTACTGGCTCCACCTTCGTTCAAATGGATTTGCTTATACTAACCCCTGCTTTCATCCTCATCGGTGAGGTGAAAAACATCGCCGGCACCGTTACCTTCGATTCGAAATTCCAACAATTCTATCGAACCTACCGCGACCAAGAGCAAACATTACCGAACCCGCTGTTTCAAGTCCAACGCCAAAAGAACAGACTTCTTCAATGGCTGCAAGAGAATAGGTACCCCATAGTGCCGATTCTATCACTCATCCTTTTCACTGATTCACGCACTCGCATTCTTGCCCCCGATTCATTTCAATCATCTACGCTTCCCACGATTGGCCACGCTGAAATTCTTCCATCAACCGTAGAGACGCTGAAAAAACAATATCCCAAAACCAAACTACGTCCGCAAACGACCAATCGTCTAGTTGAGCAATTGCTTAAATCGCATCGCCCACAACGCATCGCCGTCATGGAGAAATTCGGTGTCACGTGTGCCGATTTAATCAAAGGCATTCTTTGCCCAACGTGCAAAACTGGCATCATGGTCCGGTTTGGTCGTTCGTGGAAATGCCCTAACTGTGCAGAAGTTGATCGTACCGCTCATGTACACGCTATTCAAGACTATGCCTGGCTCATTAAGAATGAAGCCACCAATCAGGAGCTTCGTCATTTTTTAAATATTTCATCGCGTCATGTAATGAAAAAACTAATACATTCAATGCACCTTAGCTTGAAAGAACCATACAAATCGGGGAAAAACAATATCTACATTATCCCAGATTAA